In Halorhabdus tiamatea SARL4B, a genomic segment contains:
- a CDS encoding DNA-directed RNA polymerase, translating into MYKRVRLRDTVEVPPEHLADVTPGLVKRLLQDKLEGQMDEDVGSIVSVTEVHDIGEGAVVPNEPGVYYVAEFDALTYDPQMQEVVDGEVVEVVNFGAFVGIGPVDGLLHVSQISDEYLAYDGENQQLASRDSNRTLTVGDSVRARIVTKSIDERNPRDSKIGLTAKQVGLGKHGWLEEERKARAEAGEN; encoded by the coding sequence ATGTACAAACGGGTTCGATTGCGCGACACGGTCGAGGTACCGCCCGAGCACCTGGCAGACGTCACGCCGGGACTCGTGAAACGACTGCTACAGGACAAACTCGAGGGGCAAATGGACGAGGACGTCGGGAGTATCGTCTCCGTGACGGAGGTCCACGACATCGGCGAGGGGGCGGTTGTCCCCAACGAACCGGGCGTCTACTACGTCGCCGAGTTCGACGCGCTAACCTACGACCCCCAGATGCAGGAGGTCGTCGACGGCGAGGTCGTCGAGGTCGTCAACTTCGGCGCGTTCGTCGGGATCGGCCCGGTCGACGGTCTGTTGCACGTCTCCCAGATCTCCGACGAGTATCTGGCCTACGACGGCGAGAATCAGCAACTCGCCTCCCGGGACTCCAATCGGACGCTCACGGTCGGGGACTCGGTGCGAGCCCGGATCGTCACCAAGTCCATCGACGAGCGCAACCCCCGGGATTCGAAGATCGGCCTGACGGCAAAACAGGTCGGCCTGGGCAAGCACGGCTGGCTCGAGGAGGAGCGCAAAGCGCGCGCCGAAGCGGGTGAGAACTGA
- the spt4 gene encoding transcription elongation factor subunit Spt4, with amino-acid sequence MMADRYVCRECHRVQDNPEADVCQACGSSSLTEDWAGYVIITHPEESEIATEMEVTEPGKYALKVR; translated from the coding sequence CTGATGGCCGATCGGTACGTCTGTCGTGAGTGCCACCGGGTGCAGGACAACCCGGAAGCCGACGTCTGTCAGGCCTGCGGGTCGAGTTCGCTCACCGAGGACTGGGCGGGCTACGTCATCATTACCCACCCCGAAGAGAGTGAGATCGCCACCGAGATGGAAGTCACCGAACCCGGCAAGTACGCGCTGAAGGTTCGATAG
- a CDS encoding GTP-dependent dephospho-CoA kinase family protein, translating into MSEEPSTPLDRDGSGAGGDVVLSLPESLRSALKEPFGPVFTDADSLLAEAGDPLIAVGDIVTYHLLEAGRPPDVSLIDERTERCAVEAGVRDRIVGTDADEEWFEYRVQVDNPAGTVTADLLAALAEALDREDPSTIVVVDGEEDLATLPAIIVAPPGASVVYGQPGEGMVHVAADTAASERARSILSRMDGDQDRAFELLGIS; encoded by the coding sequence GTGTCGGAAGAGCCATCGACGCCACTCGACCGTGACGGCAGCGGTGCCGGAGGCGACGTCGTCCTCTCCTTGCCAGAGTCGCTTCGGAGTGCGCTAAAAGAGCCGTTCGGCCCCGTCTTTACCGACGCCGACTCGCTACTGGCCGAAGCGGGCGATCCCCTGATCGCCGTCGGCGACATCGTCACCTATCACCTGCTCGAGGCGGGACGACCGCCAGATGTCTCGCTGATCGACGAGCGAACCGAGCGGTGTGCGGTCGAGGCGGGAGTCAGAGACCGTATCGTCGGGACCGACGCGGACGAGGAGTGGTTCGAGTACCGCGTTCAGGTCGACAATCCGGCCGGGACGGTGACTGCCGACCTGCTTGCCGCCCTGGCCGAGGCGCTCGACCGTGAGGACCCCTCGACGATAGTGGTCGTCGACGGCGAGGAGGATCTCGCGACGTTGCCCGCGATTATCGTCGCGCCGCCCGGGGCCAGCGTCGTCTACGGCCAGCCCGGCGAAGGGATGGTCCACGTCGCTGCCGATACAGCAGCCAGCGAGCGTGCGCGGTCGATTCTCTCACGGATGGACGGTGACCAGGATCGGGCCTTCGAGTTGTTAGGCATCTCGTGA
- a CDS encoding PIN domain-containing protein — protein MTAVLDTNALMMPVECNVRVFEELDRVIGETNLVVPEAVVAELDRLSDGGGEEATAASVGRDLVERCTIREHDATNADDAVLELARELDAYAVTNDGPLREALLAADRPVIGLRGRNKLAITQP, from the coding sequence ATGACTGCGGTCCTGGATACCAACGCACTGATGATGCCGGTCGAATGTAACGTCCGCGTCTTCGAGGAACTCGATCGGGTGATCGGTGAGACGAACCTGGTCGTCCCCGAGGCGGTCGTCGCGGAACTCGATCGGCTCTCGGACGGCGGCGGCGAGGAAGCCACGGCGGCGAGCGTCGGTCGCGACCTCGTCGAGCGGTGCACGATCCGGGAACACGATGCGACGAACGCCGACGACGCGGTGCTGGAACTCGCCCGCGAACTGGACGCCTACGCCGTCACCAACGACGGGCCGCTGCGAGAGGCCCTGCTGGCCGCGGACCGTCCAGTAATTGGTTTAAGGGGCCGGAACAAACTCGCGATCACTCAGCCATAA
- a CDS encoding ferredoxin family protein, with protein sequence MSVKPGTPDVEQPSIEDRLYTVKYEDPGDSHLDVELAGICEEKCVTQDCVSVCPANVWRDEGDDGVPTIAYENCLECGSCRWACPHGNVVWEYPENGSGVSYKFG encoded by the coding sequence ATGAGTGTCAAACCCGGAACCCCCGACGTCGAACAGCCATCGATCGAAGACCGCCTCTACACCGTCAAGTACGAGGACCCCGGCGACTCCCACCTCGACGTGGAACTCGCCGGCATCTGCGAGGAGAAGTGTGTCACCCAGGACTGCGTCTCCGTGTGTCCCGCCAACGTCTGGCGCGACGAAGGTGACGACGGCGTCCCGACGATCGCCTACGAGAACTGCCTGGAGTGTGGCAGTTGCCGGTGGGCCTGCCCGCACGGCAACGTCGTCTGGGAGTACCCCGAGAACGGCAGCGGCGTCTCCTACAAGTTCGGATAA
- a CDS encoding electron transfer flavoprotein subunit alpha/FixB family protein, whose amino-acid sequence MAAGAQADTAADVAAHSDVWVFVEQHDGEVAKVAWELLGKGRDLADQKDEDLVALVMGEGVRESGIPDEAIARGADRVLVADDPIFEPYRADPYGEQFRHLVEERKPDIAMIGGTHTGRDFAGRVAVPTHAGLTADTTELEITDERYEMRRPAFGGDALATIICPNHRPQMSTVRPGVFDTPDPDESREGEIEGVDVVVSEDDTRSEVLEREVGDVADITDAEVVVAGGMGLEGDFDPLWELADLLGGEVAATREAVEEGWIEPARQVGQTGKTVRPKLYIAVGISGAIQHVEGMDDSETVIAINNDPNAPIFENADYGIVEDYAEVMPELLELLREELGEGQEVTA is encoded by the coding sequence ATGGCCGCCGGTGCCCAAGCGGACACCGCCGCCGACGTCGCGGCCCACAGCGACGTCTGGGTGTTCGTCGAACAGCACGACGGCGAGGTCGCGAAGGTCGCCTGGGAACTGCTCGGCAAAGGTCGTGATCTGGCCGACCAGAAGGACGAGGATCTCGTGGCGCTGGTGATGGGCGAGGGCGTCCGCGAGTCGGGCATCCCCGACGAAGCCATCGCCCGCGGCGCGGACCGTGTGCTCGTGGCGGACGATCCGATCTTCGAGCCCTATCGCGCGGATCCCTACGGCGAACAGTTCCGTCACCTCGTCGAGGAACGCAAGCCCGACATCGCGATGATCGGCGGGACTCACACCGGCCGGGACTTCGCCGGTCGCGTCGCCGTCCCGACCCACGCCGGGTTGACGGCCGACACGACGGAACTCGAGATCACCGACGAGCGGTACGAGATGCGCCGGCCGGCCTTCGGCGGGGACGCGCTGGCGACGATTATCTGCCCGAATCACCGCCCGCAGATGTCAACGGTTCGGCCGGGCGTCTTCGACACGCCAGATCCAGACGAGAGCCGTGAGGGCGAGATCGAGGGCGTCGATGTCGTCGTCAGCGAGGACGACACACGCAGCGAGGTGCTCGAACGCGAGGTCGGCGACGTCGCCGACATCACGGATGCCGAGGTCGTCGTCGCCGGCGGCATGGGCCTGGAGGGCGACTTCGATCCCCTCTGGGAACTCGCAGACCTGCTTGGTGGCGAAGTCGCCGCCACGCGGGAGGCCGTCGAGGAGGGCTGGATCGAGCCGGCCCGTCAGGTCGGCCAGACGGGCAAGACCGTCCGCCCGAAGCTCTACATCGCCGTCGGGATCTCCGGGGCGATCCAGCACGTCGAAGGGATGGACGACTCCGAGACCGTGATCGCGATCAACAACGATCCCAACGCTCCGATCTTCGAGAACGCCGATTACGGCATCGTCGAAGATTATGCCGAGGTCATGCCCGAACTGCTCGAACTCCTTCGCGAGGAACTCGGTGAGGGCCAGGAGGTGACAGCATGA
- a CDS encoding NAD(P)-dependent alcohol dehydrogenase, producing MKAFVMSEVGETATIEKERPEPGPMDAILKPTEGLICTSDCHTVHGAIGEREDLTLGHEVVGVVDEVGSEVEYFEEGDRVAVGAITPDWNSVAAQDGHPSQSNEALGGWKFANVKDGTFAEYVHINDADGNLAKIPDGVTDHEAAYVADMLSTGFAGAENADIPMGGTVAVFAQGPVGLMATKGAVLQGAGRIIAVETVPERKELAREYGATDVVDFGEVDPAEEIMELTDGEGVDAAIEALGADETLQDCIKVTKPGGTVSNVGYHGEGEFRKIPRAEWGVGMAEIDIVTDLCPGGRLRIQRLLRLLDQGKVDPTKMTTHEFEFDDIQEAFEMMETKEDGMIKPLIHF from the coding sequence ATGAAAGCATTTGTAATGAGCGAAGTCGGCGAAACGGCCACTATCGAGAAAGAACGGCCCGAACCGGGGCCGATGGACGCGATTCTCAAGCCCACCGAAGGGTTGATCTGCACCTCTGATTGTCATACGGTCCACGGTGCGATCGGCGAGCGCGAGGACCTCACGCTGGGCCACGAGGTCGTCGGCGTCGTCGACGAGGTCGGCAGCGAGGTCGAATACTTTGAGGAAGGCGACCGGGTCGCCGTCGGTGCGATCACACCCGACTGGAACTCCGTCGCGGCTCAGGACGGCCACCCCTCCCAGTCCAACGAGGCACTTGGCGGCTGGAAGTTCGCCAACGTCAAGGACGGCACGTTCGCGGAGTACGTCCACATCAACGACGCCGACGGGAACCTGGCGAAGATCCCCGACGGTGTCACCGACCACGAGGCCGCCTACGTCGCGGACATGCTCTCGACAGGCTTCGCGGGCGCGGAGAACGCCGACATCCCGATGGGTGGGACCGTCGCCGTCTTCGCGCAGGGTCCCGTCGGGCTGATGGCGACGAAAGGGGCCGTGTTGCAGGGTGCCGGTCGGATCATCGCCGTCGAGACGGTGCCCGAACGGAAGGAACTCGCCCGCGAGTACGGCGCGACGGACGTCGTCGACTTCGGTGAAGTCGACCCTGCCGAAGAGATTATGGAACTCACGGACGGCGAGGGGGTCGACGCCGCCATCGAGGCCCTCGGCGCAGACGAGACACTCCAGGACTGCATCAAGGTCACCAAACCCGGCGGCACGGTCTCGAACGTCGGCTACCACGGCGAGGGTGAGTTCCGGAAGATTCCCCGCGCCGAGTGGGGTGTCGGAATGGCCGAGATCGACATCGTCACCGATCTCTGTCCTGGCGGCCGCCTGCGCATCCAGCGCCTGCTCCGGCTGCTCGATCAGGGCAAGGTCGACCCGACGAAGATGACCACCCACGAGTTCGAGTTCGACGATATTCAGGAGGCCTTCGAGATGATGGAAACGAAGGAAGACGGGATGATCAAGCCGCTGATCCACTTCTAG
- a CDS encoding PAS domain-containing sensor histidine kinase, which produces MTVGVPVVAYRGPDAASLAERWNGPDRPFVLRPWETDSSAETDDQRPVDCVVLEARADRDVSAWVEAVGERLGAVPIIVVRVGQITDLESAIPDGVTSQFTVAPEVDRVALLSKLASVVEEHVSARSERSILESLLANVPLSLYAKDRDGRHVAVSDEMIDMIGPPYIENQESKRHHHPADVLGKTDFDLYGPELAVESTDAEQSVIETGEPVEDRVEESYGERGMGSSVVTSKVPWYGPDGSVRGTIGVTRDISERKQYEHQLKRQNERLRRLATMVSHDIRNPLSVAVGRLAIARETGDPEHFAAVERAHDRIDALVSDIITVMRQGEPATDLDAVPLADLVRDVFEEHATAGVRLTVSTDATIYVDSGRVRQLFEELFENAIEHGRDADGVMTITVGDLPDGTGFFVADDGVGLSADHQEKLLKPGLSGSNTSTLGLALVATIADAHNWSINLTESEEGGARFEFHGVRNFDASSSGRRSRDA; this is translated from the coding sequence GTGACGGTCGGCGTCCCGGTCGTGGCCTATCGTGGGCCGGACGCCGCGTCCCTGGCCGAGCGCTGGAACGGGCCCGACCGTCCGTTTGTCCTTCGACCCTGGGAGACTGACAGTTCGGCCGAGACCGACGACCAGCGGCCAGTTGACTGTGTCGTCCTCGAAGCCAGAGCCGACCGCGACGTGAGCGCGTGGGTCGAGGCAGTGGGCGAGCGCCTCGGGGCAGTCCCGATCATCGTCGTCAGGGTCGGACAGATAACTGACCTCGAGTCGGCCATTCCCGACGGGGTGACGAGTCAGTTTACGGTCGCTCCGGAGGTCGACCGCGTCGCGTTGCTTTCGAAACTCGCGTCAGTCGTCGAGGAACACGTTTCTGCTCGCAGCGAGCGGTCGATACTCGAGTCGCTACTCGCGAATGTCCCGCTGTCGCTGTACGCAAAGGACCGCGACGGGCGACATGTCGCTGTCAGCGACGAAATGATCGACATGATCGGTCCGCCGTACATCGAAAATCAAGAGAGCAAACGCCATCATCATCCGGCGGACGTCCTCGGGAAGACCGACTTCGACCTCTACGGTCCGGAACTCGCCGTCGAGAGTACCGACGCCGAACAGTCCGTCATCGAGACCGGCGAGCCCGTCGAGGATCGCGTCGAGGAGTCCTACGGCGAGCGCGGCATGGGTTCGAGCGTCGTGACGTCGAAAGTCCCCTGGTACGGCCCGGACGGGAGCGTCCGCGGGACGATCGGCGTTACCCGTGACATCAGCGAGCGCAAGCAGTACGAACATCAACTCAAGCGCCAGAACGAGCGCCTCAGACGCCTCGCCACGATGGTGAGCCACGACATCAGGAACCCGCTGTCGGTCGCGGTGGGCCGCCTGGCGATCGCCCGGGAGACCGGCGATCCCGAGCACTTCGCGGCCGTCGAGCGCGCGCACGATCGCATCGACGCGCTCGTCTCCGACATCATCACTGTCATGCGACAGGGTGAACCTGCGACGGATCTGGACGCCGTCCCACTCGCCGATCTCGTACGCGATGTTTTCGAGGAGCACGCCACAGCGGGAGTCCGACTGACTGTCTCGACTGACGCGACGATCTATGTCGATTCCGGTCGTGTTCGGCAACTGTTCGAAGAGCTGTTCGAGAACGCGATCGAGCACGGCCGCGACGCGGACGGCGTCATGACGATCACCGTCGGCGACCTCCCCGACGGAACCGGCTTTTTCGTGGCCGACGACGGGGTCGGATTGTCAGCTGACCATCAGGAAAAACTTCTCAAACCGGGGCTTTCGGGGTCGAACACCTCGACGCTCGGACTCGCGCTTGTCGCAACCATCGCCGACGCTCACAACTGGTCGATCAATCTCACGGAAAGCGAGGAAGGGGGCGCACGCTTCGAGTTCCACGGCGTCAGGAACTTCGACGCCTCGTCGTCGGGACGGCGATCACGAGATGCCTAA
- a CDS encoding ZIP family metal transporter has protein sequence MIAETFVDLVGENSVVQALVGGIVIAALNLLGASLVLVWRDPSERALDGALGLAAGVMMAAAFTSLIVPGIDATEILVPGVAADGFLRPLPVLIGIALGVLVLDRGDALVPHAHILLTGRKREDAAGQSEQLPIDEPRIASVVLFILAITLHNIPEGLAVGVGFGSGDVGAALALMVAIGIQNVPEGLAVSIAAINAGLDRRLYAAVAGIRAGVVEIPLAVTGAIAVTVVEPLLPYAMGFAAGAMLFVISDEIVPETHTRGNERVATLGTMAGVVVMLYLDVALG, from the coding sequence ATGATCGCCGAGACGTTCGTCGACCTCGTCGGTGAGAACAGCGTCGTTCAGGCGCTGGTGGGCGGGATCGTGATCGCGGCGCTCAACCTGCTGGGCGCGTCGCTCGTCCTCGTCTGGCGGGATCCGAGCGAACGCGCGCTGGACGGCGCGCTGGGACTCGCCGCCGGCGTGATGATGGCCGCGGCGTTCACCAGCCTCATCGTTCCCGGGATCGACGCGACCGAGATCCTCGTCCCGGGCGTCGCCGCGGACGGATTTCTGCGGCCGCTGCCCGTTCTGATCGGGATCGCACTCGGCGTCCTCGTCCTCGATCGTGGTGACGCACTCGTCCCGCACGCCCACATCTTGCTGACTGGCCGCAAGCGCGAGGACGCGGCCGGCCAGTCCGAGCAGCTCCCGATCGACGAGCCGCGGATCGCGAGTGTCGTGCTGTTCATCCTCGCGATCACGCTCCACAACATTCCCGAGGGGCTCGCCGTCGGCGTCGGGTTCGGTTCGGGTGACGTCGGCGCTGCCCTGGCGCTCATGGTGGCGATCGGGATCCAGAACGTCCCGGAGGGGCTTGCGGTCTCGATCGCGGCGATCAACGCTGGCCTCGATCGGCGACTCTACGCCGCCGTCGCCGGGATCCGAGCGGGCGTCGTCGAGATTCCACTGGCCGTGACCGGTGCGATCGCGGTGACCGTCGTCGAGCCGCTGCTCCCCTACGCGATGGGGTTTGCGGCGGGCGCGATGTTGTTCGTCATCAGCGACGAGATCGTCCCCGAGACCCACACACGCGGCAACGAACGCGTCGCGACGCTGGGCACGATGGCCGGCGTCGTCGTGATGCTGTATCTCGACGTCGCGCTGGGGTGA
- a CDS encoding translation initiation factor IF-2 subunit gamma: MTGNNGHPEVNIGLVGHVDHGKTTLVEALSGEWTDQHSEEMKRGISIRLGYADATFRKCPEGADAAGYTVAEACPEHDVETDVLRTVSFVDAPGHETLMATMLAGAAIMDGAVLVISATEDVPQAQTEEHLMALDIIGIDNIVVAQNKIDLVDAEQARRNYEQIQEFIEGTVAEDAPIVPISAGQNVNMDLLIQAVEEEIPTPERDRDADAEMLVARSFDVNRPGSTWDSLAGGVLGGSLAQGSLEADDEIELRPGREVAEGGQTEWRPVTTNVRSLQAGGGAVDEVTPGGLLGVGTGLDPSLTKGDALAGQIAGPPGTLPPVQESFTMDIQLLDRVVGEDTDEVEEISTGEPLMLTIGTATTVGSVTSARDGEAEVALKRPVCAREGAKIAINRRIGARWRLIGVGTLRE, from the coding sequence ATGACAGGAAACAACGGACACCCGGAGGTGAACATCGGACTCGTCGGGCACGTCGACCACGGGAAGACAACGCTCGTCGAAGCTCTCAGCGGGGAGTGGACGGATCAGCACTCTGAGGAGATGAAACGCGGGATCTCGATCCGACTGGGGTACGCCGACGCGACCTTCCGGAAGTGTCCGGAGGGTGCGGACGCGGCGGGGTACACCGTCGCCGAAGCGTGCCCCGAGCACGACGTCGAGACCGACGTTCTGCGGACGGTTTCCTTCGTCGACGCGCCCGGCCACGAGACGCTGATGGCGACGATGCTCGCCGGCGCGGCCATCATGGACGGGGCCGTCCTAGTCATCTCGGCGACCGAGGACGTTCCGCAGGCACAGACCGAGGAACACCTGATGGCCTTAGACATCATCGGGATCGACAACATCGTCGTCGCCCAGAACAAGATCGACCTGGTCGACGCCGAGCAGGCACGGCGCAACTACGAGCAGATCCAGGAGTTCATCGAGGGGACCGTCGCCGAGGACGCGCCGATCGTCCCGATTAGCGCGGGCCAGAACGTCAACATGGATCTGCTCATCCAGGCCGTCGAGGAGGAGATCCCGACGCCCGAGCGCGATCGCGACGCCGACGCCGAGATGCTGGTCGCCCGGAGCTTCGACGTAAATCGCCCAGGATCGACCTGGGACTCGCTTGCCGGGGGCGTGCTGGGCGGCAGTCTCGCCCAGGGCAGCCTCGAAGCCGACGACGAGATCGAGCTCCGACCCGGCCGCGAGGTCGCGGAGGGCGGCCAGACCGAGTGGCGGCCCGTCACGACGAACGTCCGGTCGCTGCAGGCCGGCGGGGGGGCCGTCGACGAAGTCACGCCCGGTGGATTGCTGGGTGTTGGGACCGGACTCGATCCCTCGCTCACGAAAGGCGACGCGCTGGCGGGCCAGATCGCCGGGCCGCCCGGGACGCTCCCGCCGGTCCAGGAGTCGTTCACGATGGACATTCAGTTGCTCGACCGCGTCGTCGGCGAGGATACCGACGAGGTCGAGGAAATCTCGACGGGCGAACCGCTCATGCTGACGATCGGGACGGCGACGACCGTCGGCTCGGTCACGAGTGCTCGCGACGGCGAGGCCGAGGTCGCGCTCAAACGGCCGGTGTGTGCCCGCGAGGGGGCGAAGATCGCGATCAACCGTCGGATCGGCGCGCGCTGGCGGCTGATCGGCGTCGGGACGCTCCGCGAATGA
- a CDS encoding electron transfer flavoprotein subunit beta/FixA family protein, with the protein MSDGWNIVVCVKQVPDAAEVSIDPDTGTLNRADADAVMNAPDYNAVEAALEVRDAVGGTVTALTMGPPSAHEVLRAAVGMGADDAVLLTDRAFGGSDTWPTSLALARAADELDADVVFGGEETTDSSTGQVPPGIAAHNDWAQLTYVEDLEPRPEEDRLVAKRDVEGGYERVAAELPVVVAMEFGENEPRTAGLHRKIFAETDFEPVEWAASDLGIEDEVGLAVSPTQVGGMATAEPVPREQETVDDVEKLADRIAEVL; encoded by the coding sequence ATGAGTGACGGTTGGAACATCGTGGTCTGTGTCAAGCAGGTCCCGGACGCCGCGGAGGTGTCGATCGATCCCGACACGGGGACGCTCAACCGGGCTGACGCCGACGCAGTCATGAACGCACCGGACTACAACGCCGTCGAGGCGGCCCTGGAGGTACGGGACGCGGTCGGCGGCACGGTCACGGCCCTCACGATGGGGCCACCGAGCGCCCACGAGGTGCTCCGGGCGGCCGTCGGGATGGGTGCCGACGACGCCGTCCTCCTGACCGATCGCGCGTTCGGCGGCAGCGACACCTGGCCGACGAGTCTCGCACTGGCCCGCGCGGCCGACGAACTCGACGCCGACGTCGTCTTCGGCGGCGAGGAGACGACCGACTCCTCGACCGGGCAGGTCCCGCCGGGGATCGCGGCCCACAACGACTGGGCCCAGCTCACCTACGTCGAGGATCTCGAACCCCGGCCCGAGGAAGATCGCCTCGTCGCGAAACGCGACGTCGAAGGCGGCTACGAGCGGGTCGCCGCCGAGTTGCCCGTCGTCGTCGCCATGGAGTTCGGCGAGAACGAGCCCCGGACAGCGGGACTCCACCGGAAGATCTTCGCCGAGACCGACTTCGAGCCGGTCGAGTGGGCAGCGTCGGATCTGGGCATCGAAGACGAGGTCGGCCTGGCCGTCTCGCCGACGCAGGTCGGCGGGATGGCGACCGCCGAGCCGGTCCCGCGCGAGCAGGAGACTGTCGACGACGTCGAGAAGCTCGCCGACCGGATCGCGGAGGTGCTCTGA
- a CDS encoding FAD-dependent oxidoreductase — MPQPTSETPSYDGEFDAIVVGAGLAGSAAALTMAEEGLDVIVLERGTTPGTKNVFGGIMFTPRIRELTDFDDAPTQRFVAEKTFSMLSEEGDATEISMQPAAWKDDPHNDSWMVLRGDFDEWFAEQAVEAGATLITETTVTDLVREDGAIAGVETDRPDGRLHAPTVVLAEGANSLVSEGAGLAEPQHRDDVAVSAKEVRKYDRETIEDRFHLTDDEGAAIHYFGDGAVGDAVGGGFIYTNKRTLAIGVVYSIEDAVHDERTPDDVLDDFKSHPAVAPLVKGGRMVEYSAHAIPEGGPDAMPDLVHDGAVITGDAAGLVLNNGLHLEGTNMAVESGYHAGKAVAGAIETGRTDAAALSAYEDDLSESWVMDNLNHYGWFLDAAAEDKEFLFDDLPRAIADAETDYFRMNDEPKTRHTKSARKRLVGAMGGYLGAAKKAWKYRKMFR; from the coding sequence ATGCCCCAGCCCACGAGCGAGACACCGAGCTACGACGGCGAGTTCGACGCCATCGTCGTCGGCGCGGGACTGGCGGGTAGCGCCGCCGCGCTGACGATGGCCGAGGAAGGACTCGACGTCATCGTGCTCGAACGCGGGACGACGCCGGGGACGAAGAACGTCTTCGGCGGGATCATGTTCACCCCGCGTATCCGGGAGCTGACGGACTTCGACGACGCGCCCACGCAGCGATTCGTCGCCGAGAAGACCTTCTCGATGCTGAGCGAGGAGGGTGACGCCACCGAGATCTCGATGCAGCCGGCGGCCTGGAAGGACGACCCCCACAACGACTCCTGGATGGTCCTTCGGGGTGACTTCGACGAGTGGTTCGCCGAGCAGGCCGTCGAGGCCGGCGCGACGCTGATTACGGAGACGACAGTGACCGACCTCGTTCGCGAGGACGGGGCCATCGCCGGCGTCGAGACCGACCGCCCGGACGGACGGCTGCACGCGCCGACGGTCGTCCTCGCGGAGGGAGCCAACTCCCTCGTGAGCGAGGGGGCCGGCCTGGCCGAACCCCAGCACCGCGACGACGTCGCGGTCTCCGCGAAGGAGGTTCGCAAATACGACCGCGAGACCATCGAGGATCGCTTCCACCTCACCGACGACGAGGGGGCGGCGATCCACTACTTCGGCGACGGCGCGGTCGGCGACGCCGTCGGCGGCGGGTTCATCTACACGAACAAACGCACGCTCGCCATCGGTGTCGTCTACTCCATCGAGGACGCCGTCCACGACGAGCGTACACCCGACGACGTGCTCGACGACTTCAAGTCCCACCCGGCGGTCGCGCCGCTGGTCAAGGGCGGCCGGATGGTGGAATACTCCGCCCACGCGATTCCCGAGGGCGGCCCCGACGCGATGCCCGACCTCGTCCACGACGGGGCCGTCATCACTGGTGACGCCGCGGGCCTGGTGCTCAACAACGGTCTGCACCTCGAGGGAACGAACATGGCCGTCGAGAGTGGCTATCACGCCGGGAAGGCGGTCGCCGGAGCGATCGAAACTGGGCGGACCGACGCCGCCGCACTCTCGGCTTACGAGGACGACCTCAGCGAGTCGTGGGTGATGGACAACCTGAACCATTACGGGTGGTTCCTCGATGCGGCCGCAGAGGACAAGGAGTTCCTCTTCGACGACCTGCCGCGGGCAATCGCGGACGCCGAGACCGACTACTTCCGGATGAACGACGAACCGAAGACCCGCCACACCAAATCCGCCCGCAAGCGCCTCGTCGGCGCGATGGGTGGCTATCTCGGTGCGGCGAAGAAAGCCTGGAAATACCGCAAGATGTTTCGCTAA